The segment AAAATCACACTCTTACGTTCACAGATGGACCTTGTGTGTGACCGGAAGCTGTATGTGAGTCACGCTAAGATGATGGCCATGGTTGGGCAACTTATTGGCGTTCTTATTGGTGGCCCCATATCCGACATGTAAGTATCACTAAGAGAATCATTCACTGTTACAACTGACTGTGGCTCTAGACCGACTACCTCCGACTCAGCGCCTATTTATCACGATTTAAATGAAACGTACTGCTGTCGTAAGCGATGGATATACGGATGGAAAAAATAttggatcacatgaaagcacaagtgttccttaaTTATTTCCAGGTTTCGTCACAAGCTGTGCAGTGCAAGACTTGTGAGCAAACCCTGGACATGATACAAGGAACACTTGCAAcagtgctttcatgtgatcccctATTTCTTTCTGTCAGTATAGTTGGGTCTATCACAGTTTTAGAATAAACAAACCTGACGAAAATTAAGATAGAAAGATAGTCAAAAGACCTATATACTAGTATTAAAGTCAGATTAATCTGACACTGTCACGTTTAATACATTTTCAATGCAATGGTTCTTGaatgacatttttttttcaactagGCTAGAAGTAGAGTAATAGAGCATGACCTGCAGTTCTCTCTGTCTGAACATACCAAGTTCATGTCAACTCCTCGCTTACAGAGTAGGGCTACGATACTGTGTTCATGACTCTGATGGTCACTGATATATATGAACGAATGTTGTTGCGTGTTGTAGGTTTGGACGTCGGAGAGTCATCTTAGCTTGCGTGTTTGTTACGGTTCTCCTGAGCATCTGTCTCTCATGGATCACGGACTATTACCTCCTCATCACTGTAGTATTAGTAATCTCAGCAAGCAACAACGTGCAGTATCTCTCTTGTTTCGTGTTCAGTAAGTTTCTGTTGTTTACTTCAGTATGCTTTTCATTCgagaaaacatataacaataattTGGCTGCTTGTGGGAAATGACTAAATTGGAATGAAATTGCGTAACTCGTCGATCGATTCTCAAAATGGTGTGTATATTCCAAGCTCAAATGTTAGGGACTGCCTTTGTAGTCATCGATGAACGTAGTTGATGGTCACGTAAAACAGCAACCATACGAACATCTGAGAAACCGAAAAGACATGATGAACAAAAGTTTGAACTCCTCGCTGACTCCCTAGAGGTGCGTGTTCGAACGTCCGTGCGTGAGTACACGAATGTGTGTTGGACAGGGAGTTGTCCCTCCTTTGAGTTACAAACTGTAATCGGCTGAACAAAGTTTTCGTTAAGGTGACACAGTTGTCATTTCAGGGAAAATTAGGAAAGTGGTGCTTTATTAAACCTTAGTCGTAGACTTGTTAGTTATTCGGACTATGTGACAACAGCTTGGAGGTTTGTTTCATGAGTTTGCTTGCCTCATTATTTGAAACGGAACTTTCTGCACAAAAGAGCATCTGTTGTTGAAGAATCACCCGTAAATTAAATTTCGTCAAAAACAGAATGCACTCAAATTCCAGTTACCTGAAAACATTGGAATACAGTTGTATTACAGGACTGTAGTTATATTATAGAAATACAGTAACGAAACTATGTCCTTGGTAAAGAATTTTCATTAGCTTCTTTTATACTTGTATCTAAATCCTTATGACGTTTTTAGATACCTGTATCAAAATCATTAAGAGTATAGTCTGCAAAAGTCCCACAATGTCGCACACGTACTGTGATCAACAAAGTGTATCCACGTGAGGCAATATGCCATTAACCAAAAAATAATACTAATACACTGAATACGTGTGACATATGGCAGTCAATATTTTTGCATGGTTCGGCCAATTTCCTGTTGGATTAATTGTTAATCTAAACGCATCAGTGGAACCAGATGTATCTTCATAACGTAGACCTATACAGTGTTGCATTAAATGGAGGTGAAGAAAATGAGAGTCTTTGATTATTGCCTCTTTGAACTGTAATTGTATGGCATGTCACGTCACGAATGTTTATTTGTGTATCGTCAAAGGAAACACTCACCAACCGGTAAATTATATGTTATCAAGATGTAAATACTAGACCTCTGTCACTGTGAGGTGTTTATATATGTGCAAACAAGTAGGGCATCTAACGAAATTGACAAGGCATTTTAAAGATATACTTGGTCTATATTCTTTCCCCCAGGTATGGAATGTGTCGGTCCCTCTAAACGAGTGTTCGTTGGAGTCGCCATGAATTTGTTCTGGAGTGCAGGAAACATCATTGTTGCTCTGATGGTCTTCCTGATGCGAGACTGGAAATCCAGGCAACTTGCAATTAGCATTCCAGGAGTTCTGTTTGCCTATCTGTAGTAAGTAGTTATATCTActattatagtgagtgagtgacttaaaatattcaaatctgCAAGGTTTCAGCCACATCGCGACGACAATTtgaatagaaatatttcatacatCAGGTCAGCGATGAACATTAGAGTTACTAGAGTCTCACGGGTATAAGTTCGAACTAGTTGATAGCATTTAGAAGAAAAGATTAGTAAACAACACATTGTAAATGCGTTCTATAGATCTCCAGCAAACGATGGTAGATCATCATATTATGGACCATGTATGTGGATCGTATATGCTTGCTAATTTTAAATTAGTCTTTGATAATCTAGTAGTTTTATTGTTCGCGGTTGAcaggattttgtaaatgatctAAATCTATTCGTACTTTAGAACTAGTTTAgtcacatggctgaaatattgcagatgtggCTGTAAttccgaactcactcactcagccactgaCGGTTATGCTCTAATTGAAACGTTACTTATAAGATACCCTCTCAGTGGGACATTAATTTTAAGGTGTTTTAACCGCCATTCAGGGCATCGCCATGATCGAAGGCATATTTCTAATTTCCTTACAAAAATGAAAAGGTTGAACATTGTTATTTATCATGTTTCCACCAACCAAAACCAATGACTGGAACAGTTAGTTATTTGCACACTTAGTACGTGTGTATGTTGTTCCAAAGTAGTGTATCTATCGTTTTCCAGTTTTCTGCCCGATTCTCCAAGGTGGCAGTATAGTAGAGGGAAAACTGCTGAGGCGAACAAAACTGTGATGAAACTTGCCAAAGGAAACAAGGTTAGGCTCACTCAAGATATGCTTCACGACGTGACGTGCACACTGGATAGTCATCAGGAACAGTTCTGGGAATTACTGAAGTCTCCTGTCATGttgaagaggatggtcattatcTTATACACCTGGTAAATGTATTTAATAACGAAATATTACTGAGGACTATTTCAAACCCAGTTTAGACCAAAGGTGTTTCATCAGTACCATTGGCCACAACGTAACTATTAGTGTAACGATACAACAGCCGTTCCAGTATTTTCTTTGATTAAATTAACATAGTCTCATATATGAACTCAACAGAATTCTAGGTTCCAGTAAACTTGACGGACAACGTACTTTACGTATCATTATTTCTGCCGATATGACAAACGCTTGTACGCATATGCATTCTTTGTGTTTTGGTTTTCTGTTGATAGGCTTGCAATCGGTATGGGGTTCTATGGTCTCAGCATGAACGTCACAAACCTCTCTGGCAACGTCTATCTCAACTTCTTACTGTTTGTTCTGGTCGAGGCATGTGCCTATGTCATATGTCTTCTCCTGATGAACCGCATTGGGAGGAAGAAGATGTTGTGCACTTCATTGTTGATGGCAGGGATAGCATGTGCTCTGTCATTCGTCCCGTTCTTTGTCACAGAAACCCGTGAGTTAACATGaatgagcaagtttagttttacgccggtgttagtaatattgcagcaatatcacggcggaggacacaagaaatgggcttcacacactttcCCATTGtatggattcgaacccaggtctttggtgtgacgagtgagtgagtttagctttatggcgctataagcaatattccagcaatatcacggtaggtggacaccggaaatgggcttcacacatgggcTGTACCCACGTGAGGAATCAAACGGAAACGCATTAACCACAAGATTATCCCAccgtgtgatgatcatgatgattacGCGTTCGTTCCCAAAATGGTGCAAAAAGTCACCATGAATCTATGTAATATCCCAAAGTACTGTTTCTTCCCGTAGCTAACAAGTGGATCATCAACATCCTGGCGTGTCTGGGCAATACGTGTGTATCAGCAGCATTTGCCTCCGTTTATGTCTTCACCGCAGAGCTGCTGCCCACAACTTCTCGAAACTTTGGCATGGGCATCGCTTCATTGTTTTGTAGAATTGGCAGTATATCGTCACCTTATATTAATGATCTGGTTAGTAATCCAATGTAATGTGtataaatacaatataaacaaccTGTTGGAGTCTCACATACATCGGAtctatttttaaaagaaattcttGCCATCATTGCGCGACTCCATTGATGACATAAGtttaatattgttttcttttgtcaTCGTTTGTTGTAGTTACTGATATGTTGAATGTCATTTATATGTGTCGAATCTCAAAAAAGGTATATTGGTTTAGTAAGACATCATTATATTCAATGTTTCCATTCTTTCAGACAATGCACATAACAAGCAGATTCAGCCAGATTCTACCAATGTTGATATTTGGGGGCGTTTGCTTCATTGCTGGACTTCTCGTACTTGTGTTGCCGGAAACACTGAAAGTAAAGCTTCCAGAAACAATTAAGGATGCCGAGACACTAGGGACGTGAGTggatgtttgtatttttctagTAAGTCATTATGGGCATTATGTATTAATTCACGCTAACGTATCTAGTGGGAGTATACTCTCCTTTTGGAAAGAAGTGTCAAAATTGTCCTTACTTGTAATCATTGGCTTGCATTCTGACAGTTTTAGGAATACATGATTGAACAATACATGTAACATGAAACTAGGATTGGAAACATGAAATTTTCTGTGCTTTTGTGATGACTACGATCCCATTCATCGATCGTTGGACATTTCATTGAGATATTCATATCTATAGCCTGATctgtttgtttgcgtgttgttTATGGAAATAGGGGTAAAATCTTCATCTCAAATTAACTTTCCTTTccgaaatataaaaatcatttgATTGTAAGAAAAGATTGCTCGCGTGCAGAATGAGAATGTTACAACATTTTATATGGTCACataatgattattttcaaaactcaaAGAATGTGTTGCAGGTAAATCTGCTGTCTAGAGTAGCACAAGAATGCAATCTTCTTGTGGATCTGGTTATTGACAATCGTTATTTCATAGCAATTCTGGCACACGTGCTTATGTTCTCGTCAGCAATATGCAATCGATTGCTCATGTGTAATTGAATATAAAGCCATGACGTTTGAATTTTTTTCCAACAGAAATGTCACTGGTGACACCATACCTTCTCCAGCATATGAACTACTTCGCCTTGACAGAAGAGGtgacaacaaacacaatgaaaaaGCTTGACTTCCAATaccatttcagttatttcatataATACTCATTCACACAGGACATTCATACATTAGGTTAGTTTCGTGTTGACTATATATCACTGCGTTGATATAAACTAGCTACTGGATTgttattggttgaaaaacatggttAACATCAAGAGTCCTAAACTTAAACTGGATTTTCACCTTGTGCATGGTTCATACGTGTCGCTATTTTAAATGGTAAAGCTTTGTTGCACAAATGGCGTGGCTGACTGCTGAACTGTCCCTGACAAATCTGGCCTAATTTCAGTTGATTCTGTTTCCACGGTTGACGTTGACGTGAACGTTAGTCTTTTTCATACCTCAGACGTTCATTTGGTTTGAGAGCATGTGGCCTGTGCTGTGGAAAGGCAATTGTTTATCTAAAATAGCTCCGGAGACTCTGTCGACTTCATGTAAATGTGTATGTGTTAATTGTCATTCAAGGGAGAATACGAAGGGATCCACATATCACTCTAGACGACGGAACAGAACACAGTCATCGCATGGgttaacccgtatcttcacgggtaggATGAAGTAATAGATAGCAGGTACATGCAGACTCGTGGGGAGCCAATATACAGACAGGATTAAATTCTAAACAGACGGATGGATGCAAGCTGACTGGTTGACTGAGGCCTTAGCTTGATGTAATGAGCGAAGTTACGTAACCTCTTTGATCTGTTTTCGTGGCCATAATTCAGTTAAGGTGGATGCAATAAATCAGAAGGTGTCAGACATAAAGACGCATGCTTCGTTGTTTACTCACAAACAATCGCTATCCAAGACAGAGTGCAGAATCTCTTGAAGCGTGTACACTGTTCACCATGTATACCgttaaaaaaagtagggaatcttcattttattttagtttcgattaaaaatatttaggagatttatcggagtcagtcaatgttgatatgatattgttaatgtgttgagagtgcatcaccatttgcacttccttacaaccatagttctttggaatgtagtcgcttttgaaagatgattgatgtatggcatgtaatttgccaTTATACTCGTAACTTTTACAGTTTGATAGAGCAAGCATGTAACGTTTCCAATAGAAAACATCGTCGAAATTACCATGTACTTAAATTAATTGCTTATAGTGTCCATATGTTTACGAAAATGTGGTCACGAAGTacactcactggaatatagGTAGGCAGAAAGCTGATGATAACAATGGGAAAAGGTGCAGCTCAAAACGGCAAGCAATGGTCGAATTATGTACTAAACATGCCTGCTGAGGCACGCGAACGATACGAGACGAAACATAGTATCGACAGGGCGCTTGTACTTTCCCTTTGCCTGGCCGGTATTGCTTGCGAAAGGACTGATTTGATGATCCGACAACGAGGCCAGGCATAACTTTCACGGATATTCAGTTTTATCTGATAGACACCCCACGCTCTGTGAGAGCCTTCAAGTCAATGAAAgcatatgaatacatgtatgtggaaCGTGGACACGTTTTTTTCCGATACAGTACCACAACGTCCAAGACAAATCACCTCTGTGAAAACAAAGATGATTCCTTCTCAGCGCCAACGTAAAAAACACACCAGTCAGAGGTCGGCATCAACAAGGCAAATGGAAAAGGGTACTGTGACAATTTCAATGGTATGGTAGGGTATGTAATGACTACTTTACAAAGTAATATATCatcttatttattttatatagtttaatttcaacagtatttgaataaaatgttcaaaatctATTTTTCATAATTATATAATAATGATTTTTAAAGCAAATGTGTCACGTATTTATGTGTCGTCAGAAGCACTTCTGTTCAAAGCGGCTGTCAGAGCTGGACTTACATCAAAGGAATGCACAAGTGATGCCTGCAAGTGGAATTCTGCTTATAGAAAAGGTGTGTACAAACTGTATGTACTGTTAAAATTTATTATACGTGGTAATACGTAAACATATTTAACGATATTTTTGTAATAAATAGGATAGGAAACTCATTCCCCATTCGTATCAAGTTTATTTCACTTGGGACATAAACCTGCTATGAAAGGGGGAGCTCGTTTCATATCCGAAAATAAATCCCACTGAACACAGTAAGACGTTTACACGGGTGTTGAAAACTCTTGTTACTCTTGCACATGCGTGTGTATTGTTTTCTGCTTAATGCAGACCCGATAAGCGATGTTCAGACTATTTGCACGGAAGCAAGCAGTGAAGACTATGTCAGCTACTGGTCGAGCTCCACTTCCTGATGTAGATACCCTACAGTCACTGTAAGCTGTCTGCCCTGATGCCGTGTTTTTTGAGGACCGTACCCCCACGGGATGAAGAAGAACCTGACTGTGATGAGAGTATGCAGTCATTCCCACTTGCACTTACAAATTTAGAAAGTAATGCTGATGAATTGAAAAATGTAGATAATTTGGTTTCCTTTTGTGAAGAAATGGAATCAGCATCGCTGTGAGCCTGCCCAAGTACACAATCTGGAAGAAGGTAAGAGAAACCCATCAATCAGTTGGCTGTAGTGGACACATGAAAGACTGTATCACTGAGATTAAAGCTCCTGCAGTCCTGATTATGAAAGACATCACAGATCTCGCGAACACGGTCAACGGTGTTATGGGATATAACACCAGAGAACTTACTAAAGTTAATTGTTTTGCATTGGCATTTGGAGCTTAGACAATGAGGTCGAGGCCCGCAAATGCTACACAAAGCATCTGGACACCATGGAGACTTTAAATGTAGGCATACTGGTGAGGCTTTGGGCCGGTACGGCTGTTTGGGGTTTTAAGTTGAGATATGGAGGTAGAACGTGTTTTGCTGGTGTGTGTGACCTGGTATCCGTATTAGTGTTAGGTTTTTGTTAGTTTGCAGAAGGGAGTGAATTTGTAATATAGTTTTGTGTGTTAGGTCCTGACGTGATGTTAAGTGAATGTTGGATGGTACTTAGGGAGTCTGACAGTATTAGGAACTGGGTAGAGGGTATTAGGTAGAGGGCTGTAATTTCTGCTGTGGTGATGTAGGTGTGGTTTGTAAAGGGGAAATTTGTGGTTTTGGGGGGTGTTTGTTGTACATGTGTGCCTAATCCTTTGATATTGTTTGTGCCGATTGATGCACTGTGTACATTTGGGTGAGGTTGGGGTAGTAGGTTCAGTATATGTGTGACTGTATGATGTTTGGTTTGGTGAGAGTGTCGGTGTTTTAGGTAGGTTTAGTAGGGTAGTGGCCAGAGTGGTGTCTGTAGTGAGTGGTCGTTTGTCGTGGATGTAGCTTGTGATGGAAGGTGTGTAATGGATGGTGTTTAGTTGTTATGCATGAAGCAGACTGTTGAGGTGAGTGAGTAGGGGAGCTATGTGGGGGTTGTTTTTGAATGGTTGATTTTGTAGAGTATTTGGTTGTGACAAGTTTACAGG is part of the Haliotis asinina isolate JCU_RB_2024 chromosome 6, JCU_Hal_asi_v2, whole genome shotgun sequence genome and harbors:
- the LOC137287672 gene encoding organic cation transporter protein-like → MKFDSILEIVGEFGPSQRRLYILLSLPAIYNAVIGMVIFVFLFAVPEHRCAIPGMKNDTYQIENEAHADLINRTMPLDTDNGDLPHSSCYIYSASENVTSRDLNTVTVPCHKWVYDKSVYESTAAQTMDLVCDRKLYVSHAKMMAMVGQLIGVLIGGPISDMFGRRRVILACVFVTVLLSICLSWITDYYLLITVVLVISASNNVQYLSCFVFSMECVGPSKRVFVGVAMNLFWSAGNIIVALMVFLMRDWKSRQLAISIPGVLFAYLYFLPDSPRWQYSRGKTAEANKTVMKLAKGNKVRLTQDMLHDVTCTLDSHQEQFWELLKSPVMLKRMVIILYTWLAIGMGFYGLSMNVTNLSGNVYLNFLLFVLVEACAYVICLLLMNRIGRKKMLCTSLLMAGIACALSFVPFFVTETPNKWIINILACLGNTCVSAAFASVYVFTAELLPTTSRNFGMGIASLFCRIGSISSPYINDLTMHITSRFSQILPMLIFGGVCFIAGLLVLVLPETLKVKLPETIKDAETLGT